The following proteins are encoded in a genomic region of Aquella oligotrophica:
- a CDS encoding phosphoribosylformylglycinamidine synthase, with translation MTNYRIFVEKKTKFNIEASQLIADLKQNLHLKNLTSLRLINIYDLFNITSADLELVKNTVLAELPVDLITEKTPELGRSWFAVEPLPGQYDQRADSAIQAFNLLSINNPNLDITTGKLIITNPELTDDELAKIKNYYINPLEYREKNLNEIKPVFIDNQPVAVPRYSGFNQFDEAALNGFRALHGLAMTLADLQCVQDYFKNQVGRDPSETEIKVLDTYWSDHCRHTTFETHLIDIQFASGKYSKLYQETYNQYLLSREYVHANKINNKPVTLMDLATICGKQFKKAGKLDDLELSDEINACSILVDIEIDGKPQKWSLQFKNETHNHPTEIEPYGGASTCVGGAIRDPLSGRSYVYQAMRVSGAANPLEAIEDTLPGKLPQKKITTKAAHGFSSYGNQIGLATTHVKEIYHPGYKAKRMEVGMVVAAAPYANIRRDQPEAGDVIILLGGRTGRDGCGGATGSSKEHTIDSAALCGAEVQKGNPVIERKIQRLFRNPEVTRLIKKCNDFGAGGVSVAIGELAAGVAIDLDKVPTKYHGLTGTELAISESQERMAVVIARNDMAKFIELANAENLEATFVAEVSSEPRMTMTWRGDMIVNLERSFLDTNGAKSEAKIIVAANESNDLFKQESVTNTLADQLKTMLANLNVCSQQGMVDMFDATIGATTVLMPFGGKYQLTPTQVSVQKFPLIDGQTDAASIASFGYDPYLSSKSTFHGAYYAVYESVAKIVAAGGDYQKIRFSFQEYFEKLGTDPYKWAKPFNALLGAYKAQQELELAAIGGKDSMSGTFNEINVPPTLISFAVAPTLASGIISPEFKAAGNYIYAYLPSYDENNILEAKETLNAYKLIQELIATGIINGAMAIGFAGILEAISKMSFGNKLGFELVDGLESLGLFNSYYGGLVFATNEKLSSSEFILLGNVIAEPLAKLGGEVIALDELIAIWQGTLNPVFPITKPVSDANFASDFSMRLQGTPSRVKARQSVAKPRVVIPVFPGTNCEYDSKRAFDFAGAISDIMVFNNLSPSYINQSIDKLVNLINNSQILMLPGGFSAGDEPDGSAKFIATILRNIQVRDAVHGLLARDGLILGICNGFQALIKSGLLPFGEVADLTEDNPTLTYNVIGRHISRLSATKIVSNQSPWLSSFNIGEIKQIAMSHGEGRLVISPELAKELAANGQIACQYVDLDGQPTLDGIYNPNGSDYAIEALTSLDGRILGKMGHSERKGENLYKNIVGDKNQDIFANGVLYFN, from the coding sequence ATGACCAACTATCGAATATTTGTTGAGAAAAAGACCAAGTTTAATATTGAAGCAAGTCAATTAATTGCTGATCTTAAACAAAATCTACATCTAAAAAATCTCACTTCTCTCCGCTTAATTAATATCTACGACCTTTTTAATATAACTTCCGCTGATTTAGAGCTGGTGAAAAATACCGTTCTAGCTGAACTGCCTGTTGATTTGATAACGGAGAAGACTCCCGAACTGGGACGCTCATGGTTTGCCGTTGAGCCATTACCGGGACAATATGATCAGCGCGCAGATTCTGCGATTCAGGCCTTCAATCTTCTCTCTATTAATAATCCCAACCTTGACATCACTACTGGCAAATTAATAATCACTAATCCCGAATTGACTGATGATGAGTTGGCAAAGATAAAGAATTACTACATTAATCCGCTGGAATACCGCGAGAAAAATTTAAATGAGATTAAGCCAGTATTTATAGATAATCAGCCCGTAGCCGTTCCACGTTATAGTGGATTTAATCAGTTTGATGAAGCTGCTCTTAACGGTTTTAGAGCTTTGCATGGGCTTGCCATGACGCTTGCTGATTTACAGTGTGTGCAGGATTATTTCAAAAATCAGGTTGGGAGAGATCCTAGCGAAACAGAAATAAAAGTTCTTGATACTTATTGGTCAGATCATTGTCGCCATACAACCTTTGAAACGCATTTGATTGATATTCAATTCGCTTCTGGTAAATATAGTAAACTCTATCAAGAAACCTATAATCAGTACTTACTAAGTCGCGAATATGTCCATGCCAATAAGATAAATAATAAACCAGTTACCTTGATGGATTTAGCAACTATTTGTGGTAAGCAATTTAAAAAAGCTGGTAAACTTGATGATCTTGAGCTTTCTGATGAAATAAATGCTTGTTCAATTCTGGTTGATATTGAGATTGATGGTAAGCCACAAAAATGGTCGTTGCAATTTAAAAATGAAACCCATAATCATCCAACTGAAATCGAGCCTTATGGTGGTGCATCTACCTGTGTTGGTGGTGCAATTCGTGACCCATTATCTGGGCGTTCTTATGTATATCAGGCTATGCGCGTCAGTGGTGCGGCAAATCCTCTTGAAGCAATTGAAGATACATTGCCGGGTAAATTACCACAGAAAAAAATTACGACTAAAGCCGCTCATGGTTTTTCGAGTTATGGAAATCAGATCGGACTTGCAACTACTCATGTAAAAGAAATTTACCATCCGGGCTATAAGGCGAAGCGAATGGAGGTTGGGATGGTGGTTGCAGCTGCTCCCTATGCCAATATTCGTCGTGATCAGCCGGAAGCTGGTGATGTAATTATCCTTCTTGGTGGACGTACCGGGCGTGATGGCTGCGGTGGTGCTACTGGCTCATCCAAAGAACATACTATTGACTCGGCGGCGCTGTGCGGTGCTGAGGTACAAAAGGGTAATCCGGTTATTGAGCGTAAAATTCAGCGCTTATTTAGAAATCCTGAAGTTACCCGACTAATTAAGAAGTGTAATGACTTTGGTGCTGGTGGCGTATCAGTTGCAATTGGTGAACTGGCGGCTGGAGTTGCCATTGATCTTGATAAGGTTCCCACCAAATATCATGGCTTAACCGGAACTGAACTTGCGATTTCTGAATCGCAAGAGCGGATGGCAGTTGTGATTGCCAGAAATGATATGGCTAAATTTATTGAATTAGCGAATGCTGAGAATCTTGAAGCCACATTTGTTGCCGAAGTAAGCAGTGAGCCAAGAATGACCATGACTTGGCGCGGTGATATGATTGTTAATCTTGAACGTTCTTTTCTTGATACCAATGGTGCCAAATCTGAAGCAAAAATAATCGTTGCTGCTAATGAGAGCAATGATTTATTTAAGCAAGAATCAGTTACTAATACCTTAGCTGATCAGCTAAAAACCATGCTAGCAAATCTTAATGTTTGTTCACAGCAGGGCATGGTCGACATGTTTGATGCTACGATTGGTGCTACTACGGTATTAATGCCTTTTGGCGGTAAATATCAGTTAACTCCTACGCAAGTATCGGTGCAAAAATTCCCATTGATTGATGGGCAAACTGATGCGGCTTCGATTGCCAGCTTTGGTTATGATCCATATTTATCAAGTAAATCTACCTTCCATGGTGCTTATTATGCAGTTTATGAATCTGTTGCCAAAATAGTTGCAGCTGGTGGTGATTATCAGAAAATAAGGTTTTCTTTTCAGGAATATTTTGAAAAATTAGGCACGGATCCATATAAATGGGCTAAACCATTTAATGCATTACTAGGTGCGTATAAAGCACAGCAAGAGCTTGAATTGGCGGCTATTGGCGGTAAAGATTCAATGAGTGGCACGTTTAATGAAATTAATGTTCCACCAACTTTGATTTCATTTGCCGTTGCACCGACTTTAGCTAGTGGGATAATCTCGCCAGAATTTAAAGCTGCAGGTAATTATATCTATGCTTATTTACCAAGCTATGACGAAAATAATATCCTTGAAGCTAAAGAAACGCTTAATGCTTATAAATTAATTCAGGAGTTAATTGCTACTGGTATAATCAATGGAGCCATGGCAATCGGCTTTGCTGGTATTCTTGAAGCTATAAGCAAAATGAGCTTCGGGAATAAACTTGGCTTTGAATTGGTTGATGGTTTAGAGTCATTGGGCTTATTCAATAGTTATTATGGTGGGCTGGTGTTTGCGACTAATGAAAAATTATCATCTAGCGAATTTATCCTTTTGGGGAATGTAATCGCGGAGCCTTTAGCTAAATTAGGTGGCGAAGTAATTGCTCTAGATGAGTTGATTGCTATTTGGCAAGGTACGCTTAATCCTGTATTCCCAATAACGAAACCTGTTAGCGATGCCAATTTTGCCAGTGATTTTAGTATGAGGTTACAGGGTACACCGTCACGAGTTAAAGCAAGACAATCAGTTGCCAAACCAAGAGTGGTAATTCCAGTATTCCCTGGTACTAATTGCGAGTATGATAGCAAGCGGGCATTTGATTTTGCTGGTGCTATAAGCGATATTATGGTATTTAATAATTTATCGCCAAGCTATATTAATCAGTCAATTGATAAATTAGTCAATCTGATTAATAACTCGCAGATTTTGATGCTGCCAGGTGGCTTTAGTGCTGGTGATGAGCCGGACGGTTCGGCAAAATTCATTGCTACGATATTGCGCAATATTCAAGTACGTGATGCGGTGCATGGCTTATTGGCTCGTGATGGCTTGATTCTTGGGATATGTAATGGATTTCAGGCATTGATTAAATCTGGCTTACTACCTTTTGGTGAAGTGGCTGATTTAACTGAGGATAATCCTACTTTAACTTATAACGTTATTGGGCGACATATCTCGCGTTTATCTGCGACTAAAATCGTAAGTAATCAATCGCCATGGTTAAGTTCGTTTAATATTGGTGAGATCAAACAAATTGCTATGTCACATGGTGAAGGGCGTCTTGTGATTAGCCCTGAATTAGCAAAAGAGCTAGCAGCAAATGGACAAATTGCTTGTCAGTATGTTGATCTAGATGGTCAGCCAACTTTGGATGGTATTTATAATCCAAATGGTTCTGACTATGCGATCGAAGCACTTACTTCATTGGATGGGCGGATTTTAGGTAAAATGGGACATTCTGAGCGTAAGGGCGAGAATCTTTATAAAAATATTGTTGGCGATAAAAATCAAGATATTTTTGCCAATGGTGTTTTATATTTTAATTAA
- a CDS encoding HypC/HybG/HupF family hydrogenase formation chaperone, translating into MCLAIPTQIIELLDNQMAITSLSGVKKEISLALLMDEVKIGDYVIVHAGYALNRLDEDDARKTLAYFAELLNEENYNEIH; encoded by the coding sequence ATGTGTCTAGCAATCCCAACCCAAATTATTGAGCTTCTGGATAATCAAATGGCTATTACCTCACTATCTGGAGTAAAAAAAGAAATCTCTCTTGCCCTACTGATGGACGAAGTTAAAATTGGCGATTATGTTATTGTTCATGCAGGCTATGCCTTAAATCGACTAGATGAGGACGATGCAAGAAAAACACTAGCGTACTTTGCTGAATTACTAAATGAAGAGAATTATAATGAAATACATTGA
- the hypD gene encoding hydrogenase formation protein HypD: MKYIDEFRNSQVAKKLIENIQRKINPERKYNLMEFCGGHTHAIHRYGINQILPANIKLIHGPGCPVCVLPIPRIDQAIWLANQPDVILCSYADMLRVPGDKQDSLLKAKARGAQIQIVYSVLDALEIAKNQSDKMIIFFAIGFETTTPPTAHAILEAKKMGLDNFKVFCNHVLTPVAMTAILDDNEVNIDGFIGPSHVSIIVGSDAYREVAQEYQKPVVIAGFEPLDVLQSIEYLIDLINENKPDIINQYTRAVNPEGNLKAQEIIARVLEKRQQFSWRGLGQIAKSGLKIRQEYAHFDAEVYYNLPEFQSDDVKSCECPQILRGIKEPKDCKLFGKACTPENPMGACMVSSEGACAAAFQYSLISR; encoded by the coding sequence ATGAAATACATTGACGAATTTAGAAATTCACAAGTTGCCAAAAAACTTATTGAAAATATCCAGCGAAAAATAAATCCAGAGCGAAAATATAATCTGATGGAATTTTGTGGTGGACACACTCATGCCATTCACCGTTATGGAATTAATCAAATATTACCAGCAAATATCAAGCTTATTCATGGTCCGGGTTGCCCGGTATGCGTTCTACCGATACCAAGAATCGATCAGGCAATCTGGCTTGCAAATCAGCCAGATGTGATCTTATGCTCCTATGCGGATATGCTACGCGTGCCAGGTGATAAACAAGATAGTTTATTAAAAGCCAAAGCGCGTGGTGCACAAATACAAATAGTTTATTCGGTACTTGATGCGCTCGAAATCGCGAAAAACCAGTCAGACAAGATGATAATATTTTTTGCTATCGGATTTGAAACCACAACTCCGCCAACCGCACACGCAATTCTTGAAGCAAAAAAGATGGGGTTAGATAATTTCAAGGTATTCTGTAATCATGTTTTAACACCAGTTGCTATGACTGCAATCCTTGATGATAACGAGGTAAATATTGATGGCTTTATTGGTCCCTCTCATGTAAGTATTATCGTTGGTAGCGATGCATATCGTGAAGTAGCACAGGAATACCAAAAGCCGGTAGTAATCGCCGGATTTGAGCCACTTGATGTACTGCAGTCAATCGAATACCTAATAGATTTGATCAATGAAAATAAACCGGATATTATCAATCAATATACCCGCGCAGTAAATCCAGAAGGAAATCTAAAAGCACAAGAAATAATTGCTCGCGTGCTTGAGAAACGCCAACAATTTAGCTGGCGCGGACTGGGGCAAATCGCTAAAAGTGGACTAAAGATTCGGCAGGAGTATGCGCATTTTGATGCCGAGGTTTACTATAATCTTCCAGAATTTCAGAGTGATGATGTAAAATCATGTGAATGTCCACAGATTCTACGTGGAATCAAAGAACCCAAAGACTGTAAGCTTTTTGGAAAGGCGTGCACTCCAGAAAATCCAATGGGAGCATGCATGGTTTCTTCCGAAGGCGCATGTGCTGCCGCATTTCAATATTCATTAATTAGCCGCTAG
- the hypE gene encoding hydrogenase expression/formation protein HypE encodes MKINYKGNIDLTIGAGGRAMNQLIHDLMLAEFDNEFLAQQGDQAILPPANGKLAFSTDSYVVSPLFFNGGDIGSLAINGTVNDLAAGGATPLYIAAGFIIEEGFPLAQLREIVKSMAKAAKTANVKIVTGDTKVVEKGKGDGIFINTSGIGVVENDWVATSPQTDDLVIINGAIGDHGMAIMSKRQGLNFASDISSDCAALNSLIASLAPYQKHIRIMRDPTRGGVSAVLNEWATFYNCSFEIDEEKLLVNESVRGLSEILGFDPLHIANEGKVMLVVAKDYADEICSLMKNHPLGQESRIIAKVNPASQVKVSMKTLFGGLRRVDWLNGEQLPRIC; translated from the coding sequence ATGAAGATAAACTACAAAGGAAATATCGATTTAACTATTGGTGCGGGTGGTCGGGCAATGAATCAGCTAATTCATGATTTAATGCTAGCAGAATTTGATAATGAATTTCTCGCTCAGCAAGGTGATCAGGCGATTTTGCCGCCAGCAAATGGTAAACTAGCATTTTCTACCGATAGCTATGTAGTTTCTCCACTTTTTTTCAATGGTGGTGATATTGGTTCGCTAGCAATAAATGGCACTGTCAATGATCTAGCAGCTGGTGGCGCAACCCCGCTTTATATAGCTGCAGGCTTTATCATTGAAGAAGGTTTTCCTTTAGCTCAACTACGTGAAATCGTCAAATCAATGGCGAAAGCGGCAAAAACTGCAAATGTAAAAATCGTAACTGGCGATACTAAGGTAGTTGAAAAAGGCAAAGGTGATGGAATTTTTATTAATACCAGTGGGATTGGAGTAGTTGAAAATGACTGGGTGGCAACTAGCCCACAAACAGATGATTTAGTCATCATAAATGGGGCAATTGGCGATCATGGAATGGCAATTATGTCTAAACGCCAAGGGCTTAATTTTGCCTCAGATATTAGTAGCGATTGTGCGGCTCTAAATTCACTTATCGCTAGTCTTGCTCCATATCAAAAGCATATAAGGATTATGCGTGATCCAACTAGAGGCGGTGTTTCGGCGGTTTTAAACGAATGGGCAACATTTTATAATTGCAGCTTTGAGATTGATGAAGAAAAGCTCCTAGTAAATGAATCAGTGCGCGGACTTAGTGAAATTCTTGGGTTTGATCCACTACATATTGCCAATGAAGGTAAAGTTATGCTGGTAGTTGCTAAAGATTATGCAGATGAAATTTGTTCGCTTATGAAAAACCATCCTTTGGGGCAAGAAAGTAGAATCATTGCCAAAGTTAACCCAGCAAGTCAAGTAAAAGTAAGTATGAAAACTCTGTTTGGTGGACTACGTAGGGTTGATTGGTTAAATGGTGAGCAATTACCACGTATCTGCTAG
- a CDS encoding AAA family ATPase yields the protein MTEREQFRQLLEYLDGKIVGQKDLTKRLLISLLAGGHLLVEGAPGLAKTTAIKTLSSCIECSYHRIQFTPDLLPADLTGTDIYVPEQQTFQFQAGPLFHNFLLADEINRAPAKVQSALLEAMGEKQITIGKKTYPLPQLFLVMATQNPIEQEGTYPLPEAQLDRFMLYVKIGYPDSNAEAQILALNRNLNKTENENRPTLSQEAIFKAQQELNAIHLSKAVEEYIIQLIMASRYPEKYSEELAKWIRFGSSPRGTIALEKTARAHAWLDGRDYVTPHDIHAIIHEVLRHRILLSFDAEVESVTSDQVIDKLLNLVPIP from the coding sequence ATGACAGAACGTGAGCAATTTAGACAATTATTAGAGTATCTTGATGGTAAAATTGTAGGTCAAAAAGACCTTACCAAACGGCTGCTAATTTCATTATTAGCAGGTGGGCACCTACTCGTAGAAGGCGCGCCTGGCTTAGCCAAAACTACAGCAATTAAAACTCTTTCTTCCTGCATTGAGTGTTCATACCACCGCATACAGTTTACACCTGACTTACTACCAGCTGATTTAACTGGTACCGATATTTATGTACCAGAACAGCAAACGTTCCAGTTTCAGGCTGGACCATTATTTCATAATTTTCTTCTTGCCGATGAGATTAACCGGGCACCAGCAAAAGTCCAGTCAGCTCTTCTTGAAGCAATGGGTGAAAAACAGATAACTATCGGTAAAAAAACCTATCCTCTACCGCAATTATTTTTAGTAATGGCAACCCAAAATCCTATCGAGCAGGAAGGAACCTACCCCCTACCTGAAGCACAACTTGATCGTTTTATGCTCTATGTCAAAATCGGCTATCCAGATAGCAATGCTGAAGCACAGATTCTTGCACTTAATCGCAATCTTAATAAAACTGAAAACGAAAACCGACCAACACTTAGTCAGGAAGCAATTTTTAAAGCGCAGCAAGAATTAAACGCAATCCATCTAAGTAAAGCGGTTGAAGAATACATAATTCAACTTATCATGGCTAGCAGATATCCGGAGAAATATTCAGAAGAGCTTGCCAAATGGATTCGTTTTGGTAGTAGTCCACGTGGGACAATTGCGCTTGAAAAAACGGCCCGTGCCCATGCCTGGCTTGATGGGCGGGATTATGTTACTCCACATGATATTCATGCCATTATTCATGAAGTGTTACGTCACCGGATTCTATTAAGTTTTGATGCCGAAGTTGAATCAGTTACTAGCGATCAGGTAATTGATAAACTACTTAATCTGGTTCCAATTCCATAA
- a CDS encoding DUF58 domain-containing protein — MSQEKNLNNGIRPVIKELLALKHHAAGIQFFNNRKVHSVQAGMRLSPARGRGMDFEEVRHYQSGDDVRLIHWSLTARLGKPFTKIYREERERLIYLVIDQSSAMHFGTRVCFKNVLAAKVAALLGFAALDHHEQVGGIIFNDKNAEYIQPKRSRQSLLQMFNILHNNQGIKHYQGGLENNLQLLSQKIQSGSVVIIISDFNDYSANIKNFLNIINRKAEIINVFIYDPLESNLPDHGYYNFTDDGKRKLEISATKNNRHLYSNNFNERLSEIENFSRKNRMQFVKLATNDNLVGKINHGILKYGY; from the coding sequence ATGAGTCAGGAAAAAAATCTAAATAATGGAATACGTCCGGTTATAAAAGAATTGCTGGCATTAAAGCATCATGCAGCTGGAATCCAGTTTTTTAATAATCGCAAAGTTCACTCAGTTCAGGCAGGGATGAGATTATCTCCAGCCCGTGGACGGGGAATGGATTTTGAAGAAGTTCGGCATTACCAATCCGGTGATGACGTGCGTCTTATTCACTGGTCGCTGACAGCAAGGCTTGGCAAACCATTTACTAAAATTTATCGTGAAGAACGTGAAAGGTTGATTTATTTAGTTATTGATCAGTCTTCGGCAATGCATTTTGGTACGAGAGTCTGCTTCAAAAATGTACTAGCCGCCAAAGTAGCCGCATTACTTGGTTTCGCAGCACTTGATCATCATGAACAGGTGGGCGGGATTATTTTTAATGATAAGAATGCCGAATATATCCAACCCAAACGTAGCCGTCAGTCATTGCTTCAGATGTTTAATATCCTCCATAATAATCAGGGCATCAAGCACTATCAGGGTGGACTTGAAAATAATCTGCAACTCTTGAGTCAAAAAATCCAATCCGGCAGTGTAGTGATAATCATTAGCGATTTTAATGATTATTCCGCCAACATTAAGAATTTTCTCAATATAATCAATCGCAAAGCCGAAATTATCAATGTCTTTATTTATGATCCATTAGAGTCTAATCTCCCCGATCATGGATATTATAATTTTACCGACGATGGTAAACGTAAACTCGAAATTAGCGCAACCAAAAATAATCGCCATTTATATAGTAATAATTTTAACGAACGCCTTAGCGAAATAGAAAATTTCTCGCGCAAAAATCGCATGCAATTTGTAAAACTGGCTACCAATGATAATCTGGTAGGAAAAATTAATCATGGAATTTTAAAATATGGATACTAA
- a CDS encoding DUF4381 domain-containing protein — MDTNTNPLAELKDVHLPAPVSIFPLATGWYIVIVLIFILVAVLIWWQLRRHKKKQQQQEIFSLLKQIKANAVTTSDEKTIEECSILLKRVAVAKFPEQKPQLLFGKNWLQFLDKTGKTSEFTTGCGHYLGEIYQKQQLEDKEAFFTLIEKWLRSVI, encoded by the coding sequence ATGGATACTAATACTAATCCGTTAGCAGAACTAAAAGACGTCCATCTGCCAGCTCCAGTATCTATCTTCCCACTAGCAACTGGCTGGTATATCGTTATTGTGCTCATATTTATTTTAGTAGCAGTGCTTATCTGGTGGCAGCTACGCCGACATAAGAAAAAACAGCAACAACAGGAAATCTTTAGCCTATTAAAGCAAATTAAAGCTAATGCAGTAACTACATCCGATGAAAAAACTATTGAAGAATGCTCAATTTTATTGAAACGGGTTGCCGTTGCCAAATTCCCGGAACAAAAACCGCAATTACTCTTTGGCAAAAATTGGCTGCAATTTCTTGATAAAACAGGCAAAACCAGCGAATTTACCACTGGTTGTGGACATTACTTGGGTGAAATATACCAAAAACAGCAACTAGAAGATAAAGAGGCTTTTTTTACCCTTATTGAAAAATGGCTAAGGAGTGTAATATGA
- a CDS encoding vWA domain-containing protein, with translation MIQIAYPWLFAVVVLPFIGYWLLPKSTHKNASALKVPFFNRLLQTFDGLTIEEQGNRLSWLKYLWLIIWILIVISASGIEWLGKPLSIPQSGRDLLMAVDLSGSMETPDMVINGNNISRIDMVKQVGSQFINNRVGDRLGLILFGSRPYLQTPLTFDRKTVAQMLDDATLGIAGPQTAIGDAIGLAVKRLLDYPSKSKALILLTDGGNNAGVLAPLKAAELAKEAHIKIYTIGIGATSMQVPGLFGSRTVNPSSDLDIDSLRQIAAITGGEFFRAEDVSQLQSIYGTINQLEPIKSDSVTVRPVTPLYPWTLGVALLLSYLCILLKLRSTRHAN, from the coding sequence ATGATCCAGATTGCTTATCCTTGGCTATTTGCAGTAGTAGTATTGCCATTTATCGGATATTGGCTATTACCCAAAAGCACTCATAAAAATGCCAGCGCACTGAAAGTCCCATTTTTTAATCGGCTATTACAAACATTTGATGGCTTAACGATTGAAGAACAAGGTAATCGCTTATCTTGGCTAAAATACTTATGGCTAATAATCTGGATTTTAATTGTCATCTCTGCTAGTGGAATAGAGTGGCTGGGTAAACCGTTATCAATTCCACAAAGTGGACGTGATCTTTTAATGGCAGTGGATTTATCCGGTAGTATGGAAACTCCGGATATGGTGATTAATGGTAATAATATCAGCCGGATTGATATGGTGAAACAGGTTGGTAGCCAATTTATCAATAATCGGGTTGGTGATAGGCTTGGGCTAATTCTATTTGGCTCCAGACCATATTTGCAAACTCCATTAACCTTTGACCGGAAAACTGTCGCCCAAATGCTTGATGATGCTACGCTTGGCATCGCTGGACCACAAACCGCGATTGGCGATGCAATTGGATTAGCAGTAAAGCGTCTTCTTGACTACCCAAGTAAAAGTAAAGCACTAATTTTACTAACTGATGGCGGCAATAATGCTGGAGTTCTTGCTCCATTAAAAGCTGCTGAATTAGCGAAAGAAGCACATATAAAAATCTATACCATTGGAATTGGCGCCACTAGTATGCAAGTACCTGGATTATTTGGTAGTAGAACCGTTAATCCATCTAGTGATCTAGATATTGATAGTCTAAGACAAATTGCTGCAATTACAGGTGGTGAATTTTTCCGTGCCGAAGATGTATCGCAATTACAAAGTATTTATGGAACGATAAATCAACTTGAACCGATAAAATCAGATTCAGTTACGGTACGCCCAGTAACTCCATTATATCCCTGGACTCTTGGCGTAGCCTTACTATTAAGCTATCTGTGTATTCTTCTTAAATTAAGGAGTACTCGCCATGCTAACTAA
- a CDS encoding vWA domain-containing protein: MLTNFHFLRPWWFLALIPAIILYLYYHKRSPKTNNNWAEYCDPHLLPHLISDYREEKSSWLAHILLSAWLVAVLALCGPTWSQYAENIYQKNVARIIALDVSPSMNSADIPPSRLERAKYKVLDLLKQLKEGQTGLVVFSGSPFVVSPLTNDTNTIASMVPVLDSSIVPVDGSDIAKALKKSAQLLSQSGFSRGQIILVTDTRPTPEDEREAAKLAANGYTINVLAIGTAQGGPVSNASGGFATDKNGNVVFSKLDSHELQALATKGNGNFIAFSNDDSDVDAILNSINNNVLEDGKPTAQMETKSLWKDEGHWLIWLLLILVVIIARKGWLEKIS; encoded by the coding sequence ATGCTAACTAATTTTCATTTTTTACGCCCATGGTGGTTTCTTGCTCTAATCCCTGCAATTATACTCTATTTGTATTATCATAAGAGAAGTCCTAAAACTAATAATAATTGGGCAGAATACTGTGATCCACACTTATTACCACACCTAATAAGTGATTATCGTGAAGAAAAAAGCTCATGGTTGGCTCATATTCTTTTATCGGCATGGCTGGTAGCAGTTCTGGCACTATGTGGACCAACTTGGTCACAATATGCAGAAAATATTTATCAGAAAAATGTTGCCCGAATTATTGCGCTCGATGTTTCACCATCAATGAATTCTGCTGATATTCCACCTTCTCGGTTAGAACGAGCAAAATATAAGGTTCTTGATCTCTTAAAGCAGCTAAAAGAAGGCCAAACAGGATTAGTGGTTTTCTCTGGTAGTCCGTTTGTGGTATCACCATTAACTAACGATACAAATACAATCGCTAGTATGGTTCCAGTCCTTGACTCTTCAATTGTACCAGTGGATGGTTCAGACATAGCTAAAGCATTAAAAAAATCAGCACAGCTACTAAGTCAGTCTGGTTTTAGCCGTGGACAGATAATACTTGTGACAGATACCCGCCCTACTCCTGAAGATGAAAGAGAGGCAGCAAAACTAGCAGCAAATGGATATACTATAAATGTTCTTGCAATCGGAACAGCCCAAGGTGGTCCAGTTAGTAATGCTAGTGGTGGTTTTGCGACAGATAAAAATGGTAATGTAGTTTTTTCTAAGCTTGATAGCCATGAGTTACAGGCTCTCGCAACTAAAGGGAATGGTAACTTTATAGCCTTTAGCAACGATGATAGCGATGTAGATGCAATTCTTAATTCTATCAATAATAATGTTCTTGAGGATGGCAAACCTACTGCGCAAATGGAAACCAAAAGCTTATGGAAAGACGAAGGACACTGGTTAATCTGGCTATTACTGATTCTAGTAGTAATTATTGCTAGAAAAGGTTGGCTAGAAAAAATATCCTAA